In Desulfosediminicola ganghwensis, a single window of DNA contains:
- a CDS encoding DUF11 domain-containing protein, which translates to MKAYQTLFAVLLLVLTSMVGIAAAKEPISIVSKAEIEETVVNEQGEKETRRVPAAKVMPGTIVFFTNTCTNVSDSPIDDVVINNPIPEHTVYIDSSATEAGVAVTFSTDNGNTFDAPGNLFIVEQDGTSRPATGRDYTHVRWQLKSSLKPGESKDVEFRARLK; encoded by the coding sequence ATGAAAGCGTATCAGACACTGTTTGCCGTGCTGCTGCTGGTTTTGACAAGTATGGTTGGCATTGCCGCAGCGAAAGAGCCCATCTCCATCGTCTCCAAGGCTGAAATCGAGGAGACGGTGGTCAATGAACAGGGTGAAAAGGAGACCAGACGGGTGCCGGCGGCCAAGGTCATGCCGGGCACCATCGTTTTTTTCACTAACACCTGCACCAATGTCAGTGATAGCCCCATCGATGATGTGGTCATCAACAACCCGATCCCCGAGCATACCGTCTATATCGACAGCTCGGCCACCGAAGCCGGGGTCGCCGTCACCTTTTCCACCGACAACGGAAACACCTTCGATGCTCCCGGCAACCTGTTCATCGTCGAGCAGGACGGCACTTCACGCCCGGCCACCGGAAGGGATTACACCCATGTCCGCTGGCAGCTCAAGTCTTCGCTCAAACCGGGGGAGAGCAAGGATGTGGAGTTCCGCGCTCGTTTGAAATAG
- a CDS encoding DUF11 domain-containing protein: MFSPDFSIPAARPLHDFGTVAGMGDRCVLDKQNNTANQFRGWFARLPVAAANIGHRHRQALLSCLVLLSCLVLLLTPIFAKAARTPAGTAIDNIASASFRTGPISSVTLPSNLSRIITVGLNTPSTIEFLNYATSSGSEQVRVNVTGHSTSGSEDGPFRPLPAPTPFGSSTPVDLSAQLPLTPTEIFHIGEPIFLRVTDQDQNQDISLAETIVVTVTSSDTGDREVLLLTETGSNTGVFTGYIPSSGDPATANNGTLSLVEDGTLTARYYDQLDISDVATSAALVDPFGVVFDSDTGQLVNGATVTLIDTAIGQPASVLGDDGVSSYPATVVSGGVTYDSSGRAYTAPVGGYRFPLIVPGTYRLEIEPPSGYIAPSTVPTSSLQSLPGAPYAIEPGSRGESFIVNPGPTVHIDIPVDPVRTGIWVQKEANKDEAAIGDFVGYTIQVENFDQSETATDVVVSDRLPTGFRYQAGSTRLDGISAADPEISTDGRTLSYRLGELAPEASVEIRYVIEIGAGTKTGYNRNSAAALAQGGLSSNTASAVVTVREDFLRSSSLLMGRVMAGGCDKPDTELEGVGGVRIYLEDGTYVVSDKQGRYHFEGIEPGTHVVQVDLASLPPAYEPIACEENNQFAGRNFSQFVDIQGGTLWRADFHVKLKEKPQGAVTIELNSTLDEDIVSWQIPLGISQVDLKNLRLSVILPKGLEYLTGSSRLGDQAIDDPGGKPPVLTYRLGDGLAGWHGEITLKTRVGVGAPQEMALRTILTFNSPAQQNQRTPMVDNLIRNEGKRIDNTQILDLAKDNSGLQQTETVGLRPGADGELPEKDLPDPEKMPAYDKAWLANADAGTEWLWPQPGKTPAIPSIKAAIKHAAGLKVKLRLDGRDVSPLAFEGTTANQAGSTAVSIWRGIGINKGDNNLTADLYDANGKLVEQLTRLVHYSFGPAHAELVKDQSTLVADGKTPPVIAVRLTDRDGYPVSSGMIGEFSVEPPYSQLIDKSEKNSSLDTDRPKYQVGPDGVARIILEPTPQSGEAVVRLPLEDETEEISAWLKPVAREWILVGFAEGTLGYNTLSGNQVSLDEAEVDDHFYEDGRIKFFAKGAIKGEWLLTVAYDSDKEELDGDSLYQIIDPDSYYPLYGDETQQSYEAASARKIYVKLEKNQFYALFGDMQTGLTQTELSRYSRSMNGFKSELQGEKIEFNLFAADTRQGFVKDEIRGDGTSGRYYLSHQDLVINSETIVIETRDRFQSEKILSSQTMQRHIDYNIDYGDGTLFFKRPIASKDESFNPIFIVADYETRTSNQSEFNYGGRAAVKMLDQKLEVGASLIHEDSGVDEGDLYGVDATIRFNANNSLRLEAATTDTEDASLDQNGEAYLVEYMHTSSTLQGSVYFREQDEEFGLGQQNGSESGTRKYGAEGSYRINDEASISALAYHEDNLTTDAQRDVVELGGDLEYDRFSISAGVRDARDSLGDGSSKHSQQLLTGGNWTTADRKLTLRAQHDQSLGGKNENTDYPTQTLFGADYRISKQVSLFAEQEFSWGDDVTSEGTRAGIKASPWRGSDAQTTIERQLNENGERLFALFGLGQTWQVSENWSVDASLDRSYTIKEADSYDFDVDVPDAHGSDEDFTAVSLGASYQQKSWSWDNRLEFRHGDDEDKYGVISSLIGQIRKGMSASARYTGYYTDSADGATSNEQELTLGLAYRPRESRWIILNRLDAIYERDESSQHDDKAWRFINNLQGNYKPSRSWQIAPYYGLKYVRENIDDSHYGGFTDLVALETRYNLNSRWDLGLHGSVLHSWNSGQFDYSSGASIGYLFANNLWASLGYNFMGFHDEDFSQSTYTASGVYLKLRLKFDQNTMTEALTWLNS; the protein is encoded by the coding sequence ATGTTTTCACCTGATTTCAGCATCCCGGCCGCCAGGCCGCTGCATGATTTCGGCACTGTCGCCGGGATGGGGGACAGGTGCGTCTTGGACAAGCAGAACAATACGGCAAACCAGTTTCGCGGCTGGTTTGCCCGTCTGCCTGTGGCGGCCGCCAATATCGGCCACCGCCACAGGCAGGCGCTGTTGAGTTGCCTGGTGCTGCTCAGCTGCCTTGTGCTGCTGTTGACTCCGATCTTCGCAAAAGCTGCCAGGACCCCAGCCGGAACGGCCATTGACAATATCGCTTCGGCATCTTTTCGGACGGGGCCGATAAGCTCGGTCACTCTGCCGTCCAACCTGTCCAGAATTATCACGGTGGGGCTGAACACACCGTCGACCATTGAGTTTTTAAACTACGCAACGTCCTCAGGATCCGAACAGGTCCGGGTCAATGTTACCGGGCACAGCACCAGCGGCAGCGAAGACGGCCCCTTCAGGCCGCTACCGGCTCCTACTCCCTTTGGTTCCTCGACCCCGGTGGACCTCAGCGCTCAGCTGCCGCTGACCCCCACCGAGATCTTTCATATCGGTGAACCGATCTTTCTGCGTGTTACCGATCAGGATCAGAACCAGGATATTTCCCTTGCTGAGACCATCGTCGTTACCGTCACTTCGAGTGATACGGGCGACAGGGAAGTGCTGCTTTTGACCGAAACCGGATCGAATACAGGCGTCTTCACCGGCTATATTCCCTCCAGCGGAGATCCTGCCACAGCCAACAACGGTACTCTATCGCTGGTGGAGGATGGTACCCTGACTGCCCGCTACTACGATCAGCTGGATATCTCGGATGTCGCCACCAGTGCGGCGTTGGTCGATCCCTTCGGTGTGGTCTTTGACAGCGACACCGGCCAACTGGTGAACGGTGCCACAGTTACCCTGATCGATACCGCGATCGGCCAGCCGGCATCGGTTCTGGGTGATGACGGGGTGAGCAGTTACCCGGCCACAGTGGTCAGTGGCGGTGTTACCTACGATTCCAGCGGGCGAGCCTATACTGCCCCTGTTGGCGGTTATCGTTTTCCCTTGATCGTTCCCGGCACCTACCGGCTGGAGATCGAACCGCCTTCCGGATACATTGCGCCCTCGACGGTGCCGACCTCATCGCTCCAGAGTCTGCCCGGCGCCCCCTATGCCATAGAGCCAGGGTCACGGGGTGAGTCCTTCATCGTCAATCCGGGCCCGACAGTGCATATCGACATTCCGGTCGATCCGGTCCGGACCGGGATCTGGGTGCAAAAGGAAGCCAACAAGGACGAAGCGGCCATTGGCGACTTTGTCGGCTACACGATCCAGGTGGAGAATTTTGATCAAAGCGAAACTGCAACTGATGTGGTGGTGAGCGATAGACTCCCCACTGGGTTTCGCTATCAGGCCGGCTCGACAAGGCTTGATGGGATCAGCGCCGCCGACCCGGAGATTTCTACAGATGGCCGCACCCTGAGCTACCGCCTTGGCGAGCTGGCCCCCGAGGCAAGTGTGGAAATCCGCTATGTCATCGAAATCGGAGCAGGAACTAAAACCGGTTACAATAGGAACAGTGCAGCTGCATTGGCGCAGGGAGGCCTGTCATCCAACACGGCTTCGGCGGTGGTCACGGTCAGGGAAGATTTTCTGAGGAGCAGCTCGCTGTTGATGGGCCGGGTCATGGCCGGCGGCTGTGACAAGCCGGATACCGAACTGGAAGGGGTGGGCGGTGTCCGCATCTACTTGGAAGACGGAACCTATGTGGTCAGTGACAAACAGGGCCGTTACCACTTTGAGGGGATCGAGCCGGGCACCCATGTCGTCCAGGTCGATCTGGCTTCACTGCCTCCTGCCTACGAACCGATCGCCTGTGAAGAGAACAACCAGTTCGCTGGTCGCAATTTCTCACAGTTCGTGGATATTCAGGGCGGCACCCTGTGGCGCGCGGACTTTCACGTCAAACTCAAGGAAAAACCCCAGGGCGCAGTCACTATCGAACTGAACAGCACGCTTGATGAAGATATCGTTTCATGGCAGATCCCGCTGGGGATCAGCCAGGTTGACCTGAAGAACCTGCGGCTTAGCGTCATTTTGCCCAAAGGGCTTGAGTATCTCACCGGCAGCAGCCGCCTTGGTGACCAGGCAATAGATGATCCGGGAGGGAAACCACCGGTTCTGACTTACCGGCTGGGTGACGGGCTTGCCGGCTGGCACGGGGAGATCACCCTGAAGACCAGGGTTGGCGTGGGCGCGCCGCAGGAAATGGCGCTCCGCACCATTTTGACCTTCAACTCCCCGGCACAGCAGAACCAGAGAACCCCGATGGTCGACAATCTGATCCGGAACGAAGGAAAACGGATTGATAATACACAAATCCTGGATCTAGCCAAGGACAATAGCGGCCTGCAGCAGACGGAGACCGTCGGTCTGCGGCCTGGTGCGGATGGTGAGCTGCCGGAAAAGGACCTGCCGGATCCTGAGAAAATGCCGGCCTACGACAAGGCGTGGCTGGCAAACGCCGATGCGGGTACGGAATGGCTCTGGCCGCAGCCGGGCAAAACACCGGCGATCCCGAGTATCAAGGCCGCCATCAAACACGCCGCCGGGCTGAAGGTCAAACTGCGGCTCGACGGCCGGGATGTCAGTCCGTTGGCCTTTGAAGGCACCACTGCAAACCAGGCCGGTTCGACAGCGGTCTCCATCTGGCGCGGGATCGGTATCAACAAGGGCGACAATAACCTGACAGCCGATCTGTACGATGCGAATGGCAAGCTGGTCGAGCAGTTGACCCGCCTGGTCCACTACTCGTTCGGACCAGCCCATGCCGAGCTGGTCAAGGATCAATCGACCCTGGTTGCAGACGGCAAGACCCCGCCGGTGATTGCGGTGCGCCTCACCGACCGGGACGGCTATCCGGTCAGCAGCGGCATGATCGGAGAATTCTCGGTCGAGCCGCCCTACAGTCAATTGATCGACAAGTCGGAAAAAAACAGCAGCCTTGATACCGACAGGCCAAAATATCAGGTCGGCCCGGACGGGGTTGCCAGGATCATTCTGGAACCGACCCCGCAATCCGGTGAGGCAGTGGTCCGTCTGCCGCTGGAAGATGAGACTGAAGAGATCAGCGCCTGGTTGAAACCGGTCGCCCGGGAGTGGATCCTGGTCGGCTTTGCCGAAGGGACGCTGGGCTACAACACCCTCTCCGGCAACCAGGTCAGCCTGGATGAGGCGGAGGTCGACGACCATTTCTACGAGGACGGCCGGATCAAGTTTTTTGCCAAGGGCGCCATCAAGGGTGAATGGCTGTTGACCGTGGCCTATGATTCCGACAAGGAGGAGTTGGATGGCGACAGCCTGTACCAGATCATCGATCCGGATAGCTACTATCCCCTCTACGGAGACGAGACCCAGCAGAGCTACGAGGCCGCCAGCGCCCGTAAGATCTACGTGAAGCTGGAAAAAAATCAATTCTATGCCCTCTTTGGCGACATGCAGACCGGCCTGACCCAAACCGAGCTGTCCCGCTACAGCCGCAGCATGAACGGCTTTAAATCGGAACTGCAGGGCGAAAAGATCGAGTTCAACCTGTTCGCGGCCGACACCAGGCAGGGGTTTGTGAAGGACGAGATTCGCGGCGATGGAACTTCCGGGCGCTATTACCTGTCCCATCAGGATCTGGTCATCAACTCGGAGACGATCGTCATCGAGACCCGGGATCGGTTTCAGAGCGAGAAGATCCTCAGTTCCCAGACCATGCAGCGGCACATCGATTACAACATCGATTACGGGGACGGCACACTCTTTTTCAAGCGGCCCATCGCCAGCAAGGACGAAAGCTTCAACCCGATCTTCATCGTTGCCGACTACGAAACCAGGACCTCGAACCAGAGTGAGTTCAATTACGGCGGGCGTGCGGCAGTCAAAATGTTGGACCAGAAGCTGGAGGTAGGTGCTTCTCTGATCCATGAAGACTCCGGTGTCGACGAGGGTGATTTGTACGGTGTCGACGCCACTATCCGGTTCAACGCAAACAACAGTCTGCGGCTGGAAGCAGCCACCACCGACACCGAGGATGCTTCCCTGGATCAAAACGGCGAGGCCTATCTCGTCGAGTATATGCACACGTCCAGCACGCTGCAGGGGAGTGTCTATTTTCGTGAACAGGATGAGGAGTTCGGGCTAGGGCAGCAGAACGGCAGTGAGTCGGGAACCCGCAAGTATGGCGCCGAGGGGAGCTACCGCATCAATGATGAGGCATCGATCTCAGCGCTGGCCTATCATGAGGACAACCTGACCACCGATGCCCAGCGGGATGTGGTGGAGCTTGGCGGCGACCTGGAGTATGACCGGTTCTCGATCAGTGCCGGTGTCCGTGACGCCAGGGATAGTCTCGGGGATGGCAGCAGCAAGCACAGTCAGCAGCTGCTGACCGGCGGCAACTGGACCACCGCCGACCGCAAACTGACCCTGCGTGCCCAGCACGATCAATCGCTTGGCGGTAAGAACGAAAATACCGATTATCCCACCCAGACCCTGTTCGGGGCCGATTACCGGATAAGCAAGCAGGTCAGCCTGTTTGCCGAACAGGAATTCAGCTGGGGGGATGATGTAACCAGCGAGGGGACGAGGGCCGGTATCAAGGCATCACCCTGGCGCGGCAGCGACGCACAGACCACCATTGAACGGCAGCTCAATGAGAATGGAGAACGGCTCTTCGCCCTGTTCGGCCTTGGCCAGACCTGGCAAGTGAGCGAGAACTGGAGCGTGGACGCCAGCCTCGATCGCAGCTACACCATCAAGGAAGCTGACAGCTACGATTTTGACGTGGATGTCCCTGACGCCCATGGCAGCGATGAGGATTTCACAGCTGTCTCGCTGGGCGCCAGCTACCAGCAAAAGAGCTGGTCCTGGGACAACCGGTTGGAATTCCGCCACGGTGACGACGAAGATAAGTACGGCGTGATTTCAAGCCTGATCGGTCAGATCCGCAAAGGTATGTCCGCCTCAGCCAGATATACCGGGTATTACACGGACAGTGCTGACGGTGCTACGAGCAACGAGCAGGAGCTGACCCTCGGCCTGGCCTACCGGCCCCGCGAGAGTCGCTGGATTATCCTGAATCGGTTGGACGCCATATACGAGCGGGATGAAAGTTCCCAGCATGACGACAAGGCGTGGCGATTTATCAACAACCTGCAGGGCAACTACAAGCCCAGTCGTAGCTGGCAGATCGCTCCCTACTATGGTTTGAAATATGTCCGTGAAAACATCGATGACTCACACTATGGCGGCTTTACCGACCTGGTCGCCCTGGAGACACGCTATAACCTGAACAGCCGCTGGGACCTCGGTCTGCACGGCAGCGTGCTGCACTCATGGAACAGCGGTCAGTTCGATTACAGTTCCGGAGCCTCGATCGGTTATCTTTTTGCGAACAATCTTTGGGCCAGCCTGGGTTACAATTTTATGGGATTCCACGATGAAGACTTCTCGCAGAGCACGTATACGGCAAGCGGCGTATATCTGAAGCTTCGCCTCAAGTTTGATCAGAACACCATGACTGAAGCTCTTACCTGGCTGAACAGTTAA
- a CDS encoding DUF11 domain-containing protein yields MKRNMSGMLGTVLGSTLALLVAGQVQAAITDTTADTLIENTASVTFTIGGVTTPKVDGKVSFKVDHKIRPLVAAVSGDSVVPEGLDYVLQFTVTNDGNTKTGETLEMLLEALPGAADYDMTNVEIWQEDGTSGGYQIGEDTKLTDPDPTKKVYINLERDAVTTIYIVADAEADAANGEAYDYHLRATATDGSQNVLSQDAIGDNPGSNDANESEAVFADSNGTYTDDIDTDGEHSALATYTVYWPVLNVTKTASIDAGDNGSGYYLPGDIVTYTIEVLNEDGSNGASGVIISDPIPANTTYHPASLVCTGLSGSTATVTDDGSGTVTDVSCEDGSIAASAKGTMIFKVKIN; encoded by the coding sequence ATGAAACGAAACATGAGCGGAATGTTGGGCACCGTTCTAGGGTCCACCCTGGCCCTGCTTGTTGCCGGCCAGGTCCAAGCAGCAATAACTGACACTACAGCCGATACCTTAATCGAAAACACGGCGAGCGTCACTTTCACCATTGGTGGGGTAACTACTCCTAAGGTCGATGGTAAGGTCAGCTTTAAGGTCGACCACAAAATCCGTCCGCTTGTAGCTGCCGTGTCGGGTGATTCTGTTGTACCTGAAGGATTGGACTACGTTCTCCAATTTACGGTCACCAACGACGGCAACACCAAAACTGGCGAGACCTTGGAAATGCTGCTGGAAGCGTTACCGGGCGCAGCAGATTACGACATGACAAACGTCGAAATCTGGCAGGAGGACGGTACGAGTGGGGGGTATCAGATTGGTGAGGATACAAAGCTGACCGATCCCGATCCCACTAAAAAAGTATACATCAATCTTGAACGAGACGCGGTGACCACCATCTACATCGTCGCCGACGCCGAGGCCGATGCCGCAAATGGGGAAGCATATGATTACCATCTGCGCGCGACAGCCACCGATGGCTCCCAAAATGTTCTGTCTCAGGATGCAATTGGTGATAACCCTGGCTCCAATGATGCCAACGAAAGCGAAGCGGTCTTCGCAGATAGTAACGGTACCTATACTGACGACATTGACACTGACGGCGAGCACTCTGCTCTGGCGACATATACCGTCTACTGGCCTGTGTTGAACGTAACAAAGACAGCCTCCATTGATGCTGGCGACAACGGTTCCGGCTATTACCTGCCAGGCGATATCGTCACCTATACCATTGAGGTCTTAAATGAAGATGGGAGCAATGGTGCAAGCGGCGTAATCATCAGTGACCCGATTCCGGCCAACACCACCTACCATCCTGCAAGTCTCGTCTGCACAGGCCTGAGCGGCAGCACGGCCACTGTTACCGATGACGGTAGCGGCACTGTCACAGATGTTAGTTGTGAAGACGGCTCAATCGCCGCTAGTGCTAAGGGCACCATGATTTTCAAAGTAAAGATCAATTAA
- a CDS encoding DUF11 domain-containing protein, which yields MKKTLNLIMLTCLVVGTTASLAEAAGTIAGTPISNTATVNYNVDGIDLEKDSDTVTFNVAELLDVTLVSRDGSNVPVKPGESKAMLTYELTNTGNYQEGFTLTVDNTDTTDDFDPETPTTIYFDANDNDTYDDGTDTLYDGSNLPALAADESIYLFVFNDIPDTPADTELGISNLQADAQTGTGPEGTAYANAGYNGSVAAVVGTSGASANADGTYQVSRVDVTIDKTGVVIEDGLTGTGTEPVPGATIEYTITVEVIGGTAAGLVITDPIPAATSYVGDSMQLNGSPLTDDDDSDEGKLEPLGTVPESYEIKVDLGNVTGGEAPGTTNTITFEVTIK from the coding sequence ATGAAGAAAACACTAAACCTGATAATGCTGACCTGCCTTGTTGTCGGTACCACAGCGTCGCTGGCGGAGGCAGCCGGTACCATTGCGGGCACTCCTATCAGCAACACGGCCACCGTCAACTACAACGTTGATGGCATCGACCTGGAGAAAGACAGTGACACCGTCACCTTCAATGTTGCCGAGTTGCTCGATGTTACCCTGGTTTCACGCGATGGAAGCAACGTTCCTGTAAAACCGGGAGAGTCCAAGGCCATGCTCACCTATGAGCTGACCAATACCGGCAATTACCAGGAGGGCTTCACACTGACGGTTGATAACACGGATACTACCGATGATTTCGACCCGGAGACTCCCACTACCATCTATTTCGATGCCAACGATAACGACACCTACGATGATGGCACAGACACCCTGTATGACGGGAGCAACCTGCCTGCCTTGGCCGCAGATGAGAGTATTTATCTCTTTGTGTTCAATGATATCCCTGATACACCCGCCGACACCGAGCTAGGTATCAGCAACCTGCAGGCTGATGCCCAGACCGGGACCGGTCCGGAAGGAACGGCATATGCTAACGCTGGCTATAACGGCAGTGTCGCGGCTGTGGTCGGCACCAGCGGTGCGTCAGCCAACGCCGACGGCACCTACCAGGTCAGCCGCGTCGATGTTACCATCGACAAGACCGGGGTGGTGATCGAAGACGGGCTGACTGGTACTGGAACCGAGCCGGTACCGGGCGCCACCATCGAGTACACCATTACTGTCGAGGTGATTGGTGGTACTGCCGCAGGACTGGTGATTACTGACCCGATCCCGGCAGCGACCAGCTATGTTGGCGACAGTATGCAACTCAACGGCAGCCCACTGACTGATGATGACGACAGTGACGAGGGAAAGCTGGAGCCGTTGGGAACAGTACCGGAAAGTTATGAAATTAAGGTCGATCTCGGTAATGTCACTGGCGGAGAAGCACCCGGTACAACCAACACCATCACCTTTGAAGTCACCATCAAATAG